The following proteins come from a genomic window of Haliaeetus albicilla chromosome 23, bHalAlb1.1, whole genome shotgun sequence:
- the SASH3 gene encoding SAM and SH3 domain-containing protein 3 isoform X1: MLRRKPSNAGEKEPGHKKLSLQRSSSFKDFAKSKVSSPVPSEKEFNLEENIPEDESSSSIPDDAARSSGMKLSKKWRAVISRTMNRKMGRMAVKALAEGKQGDVEEEGSLCPLSPAGSTEEPSHEKVPLSYLEMEEDGHPSVSRQLSSGSDISSPGGSNRDSLRLEESGPVYSGPFCGRARVHTDFTPSPYDKDSLKLRKGDIIGIIEKPPMGTWTGLLNNRVGSFKFIYVDVIPEETAPARKSRGPSKSKRLKPKTLHELLERINLQEHTSTLLLNGYQTLEDFKELRETHLNELNITDPQHRAKLLTAAELLLDYDTASEPEEGDSSEAQPSPSEPKGDIPRDSGCFEGSETLDSSRDEAELGGPEGQLRALSLAESS; encoded by the exons ATGCTGCGCCGCAAGCCCTCCAACGCCGGTGAGAAGGAGCCGGGACACAAGAAG CTCTCCCTCCAGCGCTCCAGCAGCTTCAAGGACTTCGCCAAGTCCAAAGTCAGCTCCCCTGTGCCAAGTGAGAAGGAGTTCAACCTGGAGGAGAAC ATCCCCGAGGATGAGTCCAGCAGCTCCATCCCCGATGATGCTGCACGGAGCAGCGGGATGAAGCTGAGCAAGAAGTGGCGGGCCGTCATCTCCCGCACCATGAACCGCAAGATGGGCAGGATGGCCGTGAAAGCACTAGCCGAGGGGAAG CAGGGAGatgtggaggaggaggggtCCCTGTGCCCCCTGTCTCCAGCTGGCAGCACCGAGGAGCCGAGCCACGAAAAGGTGCCCCTGTCTTACCTGGAGATGGAGGAAGATGGCCACCCATCTGTCAGCCGCCAGCTGTCCAGCG gcagcgACATTTCCAGCCCCGGGGGCAGCAACCGGGACAGCCTGCGGCTGGAGGAGAGCGGTCCAGTCTACAGTGGCCCCTTCTGCGGCCGGGCCCGCGTCCACACTGACTTCACACCCAGCCCTTACGACAAGGACTCACTGAAGCTGCGG AAAGGGGACATCATCGGCATCATTGAGAAGCCGCCCATGGGCACCTGGACCGGGCTCCTCAACAACAGGGTGGGCTCCTTCAAGTTCATCTACGTGGACGTCATCCCCGAGGAGACGGCCCCTGCCCGCAAGAGCCGGGGCCCCAGCAAGAGCAAGCGGCTCAAGCCCAAGACCCTCCATGAGCTGCTGGAGCGCATCAACCTGCAG GAGCACACCTCCACCCTGTTGCTGAATGGCTACCAGACCCTGGAGGACTTCAAGGAGCTGCGGGAGACCCACCTCAATGAGTTGAACATCACGGACCCTCAGCACCGTGCCAAGCTGCTCACGGCCGCCGAGCTCCTCCTGGATTACGACA CAGCGAGCGAGCCGGAGGAAGGCGACAGCTCCGAAGCCCAGCCTTCGCCCTCGGAGCCCAAGGGGGACATTCCCCGGGACTCGGGCTGCTTCGAGGGATCGGAGACCCTAGACAGCAGCCGGGATGAGGCCGAGCTGGGGGGTCCCGAGGGGCAGCTGCGGGCTCTCTCCCTGGCAGAGTCCTCCTGA
- the SASH3 gene encoding SAM and SH3 domain-containing protein 3 isoform X2, with amino-acid sequence MLRRKPSNAGEKEPGHKKLSLQRSSSFKDFAKSKVSSPVPSEKEFNLEENIPEDESSSSIPDDAARSSGMKLSKKWRAVISRTMNRKMGRMAVKALAEGKQGDVEEEGSLCPLSPAGSTEEPSHEKVPLSYLEMEEDGHPSVSRQLSSGSDISSPGGSNRDSLRLEESGPVYSGPFCGRARVHTDFTPSPYDKDSLKLRKGDIIGIIEKPPMGTWTGLLNNRVGSFKFIYVDVIPEETAPARKSRGPSKSKRLKPKTLHELLERINLQEHTSTLLLNGYQTLEDFKELRETHLNELNITDPQHRAKLLTAAELLLDYDTSEPEEGDSSEAQPSPSEPKGDIPRDSGCFEGSETLDSSRDEAELGGPEGQLRALSLAESS; translated from the exons ATGCTGCGCCGCAAGCCCTCCAACGCCGGTGAGAAGGAGCCGGGACACAAGAAG CTCTCCCTCCAGCGCTCCAGCAGCTTCAAGGACTTCGCCAAGTCCAAAGTCAGCTCCCCTGTGCCAAGTGAGAAGGAGTTCAACCTGGAGGAGAAC ATCCCCGAGGATGAGTCCAGCAGCTCCATCCCCGATGATGCTGCACGGAGCAGCGGGATGAAGCTGAGCAAGAAGTGGCGGGCCGTCATCTCCCGCACCATGAACCGCAAGATGGGCAGGATGGCCGTGAAAGCACTAGCCGAGGGGAAG CAGGGAGatgtggaggaggaggggtCCCTGTGCCCCCTGTCTCCAGCTGGCAGCACCGAGGAGCCGAGCCACGAAAAGGTGCCCCTGTCTTACCTGGAGATGGAGGAAGATGGCCACCCATCTGTCAGCCGCCAGCTGTCCAGCG gcagcgACATTTCCAGCCCCGGGGGCAGCAACCGGGACAGCCTGCGGCTGGAGGAGAGCGGTCCAGTCTACAGTGGCCCCTTCTGCGGCCGGGCCCGCGTCCACACTGACTTCACACCCAGCCCTTACGACAAGGACTCACTGAAGCTGCGG AAAGGGGACATCATCGGCATCATTGAGAAGCCGCCCATGGGCACCTGGACCGGGCTCCTCAACAACAGGGTGGGCTCCTTCAAGTTCATCTACGTGGACGTCATCCCCGAGGAGACGGCCCCTGCCCGCAAGAGCCGGGGCCCCAGCAAGAGCAAGCGGCTCAAGCCCAAGACCCTCCATGAGCTGCTGGAGCGCATCAACCTGCAG GAGCACACCTCCACCCTGTTGCTGAATGGCTACCAGACCCTGGAGGACTTCAAGGAGCTGCGGGAGACCCACCTCAATGAGTTGAACATCACGGACCCTCAGCACCGTGCCAAGCTGCTCACGGCCGCCGAGCTCCTCCTGGATTACGACA CGAGCGAGCCGGAGGAAGGCGACAGCTCCGAAGCCCAGCCTTCGCCCTCGGAGCCCAAGGGGGACATTCCCCGGGACTCGGGCTGCTTCGAGGGATCGGAGACCCTAGACAGCAGCCGGGATGAGGCCGAGCTGGGGGGTCCCGAGGGGCAGCTGCGGGCTCTCTCCCTGGCAGAGTCCTCCTGA